A single region of the Cherax quadricarinatus isolate ZL_2023a chromosome 11, ASM3850222v1, whole genome shotgun sequence genome encodes:
- the LOC128687555 gene encoding UDP-glycosyltransferase UGT5 isoform X2: MTRLTDLPSTFSLEVVMLTSGTEISNHPNIKEIPYFNSYVISKNATSSLFNNTPGNIVKMMAEFLPMVAREVYLLPAVKEIYKRRKEFDLIVVNHRYNEVVYPFTHEVPFITLSAREIEPSQSAVMGNVINPTHFVKFDSHFLVLAWRRFSNLIQQLHMDIKWRYWTVIPLVQKEISSLFPELPSLLELEKNSSLTLLNTHFSMGPVLPLLPSQVEVGAMHCRPGNPLPQELESWITGAGPDGVIYFSLGSVFTASTLPACYIELFVKAFSRVSQRVLWKFEDELHCLPDNVKISKWLPQQDILAHKNVKVFITHGGLLSLQESIYHATPLLAFPIFSDQPKNALFIEEAGLGLKLAWNELTADSLLKALDDLISNPRYKKEVVKISGRIRDQMLPPREVAVFWTEYVIRHGGAPHLRTSAALSSWIQFLMLDLFFFLLLALLLSIFILRRIVRTIIGKTSGLDGKKRKKD, translated from the exons AAGCAAAAATGCAACTTCGAGCCTATTCAACAACACTCCTGGAAACATCGTCAAGATGATGGCAGAGTTTCTACCTATGGTTGCTAGGGAGGTGTACCTCCTGCCAGCGGTGAAAGAGATCTACAAGAGGAGGAAAGAGTTTGACCTCATAGTGGTCAATCACAGGTACAACGAG GTAGTTTATCCCTTCACGCACGAGGTTCCCTTCATAACACTGTCAGCTCGAGAGATAGAACCGAGTCAGAGTGCAGTCATGGGCAATGTTATTAACCCGACTCATTTTGTTAAATTTGATTCGCACTTCCTAGTATTAGCCTGGCGTCGATTCTCAAACTTAATCCAACAGTTACACATGGATATCAAATGGAGATACTGGACTGTCATTCCCCTCGTCCAGAAAGAG ATCTCTTCTCTGTTCCCGGAGTTGCCGTCGTTGCTAGAACTCGAGAAGAACTCAAGTCTTACTCTCCTCAACACTCACTTCTCCATGGGTCCcgtcctgcctctcctgccctcaCAGGTGGAAGTGGGGGCCATGCACTGTCGTCCAGGCAACCCTCTCCCTCAG GAGCTGGAATCTTGGATTACAGGAGCCGGGCCAGATGGAGTCATTTACTTCAGTTTGGGCTCCGTCTTCACGGCTTCGACGCTGCCTGCTTGCTACATCGAGCTCTTCGTCAAGGCGTTCAGCCGGGTGTCGCAGCGCGTCCTCTGGAAGTTCGAGGACGAACTGCACTGCTTGCCTGACAATGTGAAGATCAGCAAGTGGCTTCCCCAACAGGACATTCTAG CCCACAAGAACGTGAAGGTATTTATTACCCACGGTGGTCTACTCAGCTTGCAGGAGTCTATCTACCACGCTACGCCCCTCCTGGCCTTCCCCATCTTCAGCGACCAACCCAAGAACGCCCTCTTCATCGAGGAGGCTGGCCTGGGTCTGAAGCTGGCCTGGAATGAGCTCACTGCTGACTCTCTCCTCAAGGCTCTTGATGATCTTATCAGTAATCCCAG GTACAAGAAGGAAGTGGTGAAGATATCAGGAAGGATACGAGATCAGATGCTGCCGCCCAGGGAGGTGGCAGTGTTCTGGACGGAGTATGTGATCCGTCATGGCGGAGCTCCTCATCTCAGGACCTCAGCAGCACTCTCCTCCTGGATACAGTTCCTGATGCTTGACCTCTTCTTCTTCCTACTTTTGGCTCTCCTCCTCTCCATCTTCATCTTACGTCGCATCGTTAGAACCATCATTGGCAAAACATCTGGCCTCGATGGGAAAAAACGGAAGAAAGATTAA